A stretch of Mustela nigripes isolate SB6536 chromosome 6, MUSNIG.SB6536, whole genome shotgun sequence DNA encodes these proteins:
- the TOMM22 gene encoding mitochondrial import receptor subunit TOM22 homolog, with amino-acid sequence MAAAAAAGGPGAPLSPDELLPKGDSEKTEEELEEEDDEELDETLSERLWGLTEMFPERVRSAAGATFDLSLFVAQKMYRFSRAALWIGTTSFMILVLPVVFETEKLQMEQQQQLQQRQILLGPNTGLSGGMPGALPSLPGKI; translated from the exons atggccgccgccgccgccgctggcGGTCCCGGGGCGCCCCTGTCCCCGGACGAATTGCTTCCGAAAGGCGATTCCGAGAAGACTGAGGAGGAGTTGGAGGAGGAAGACGACGAGGAG CTAGATGAGACCCTATCGGAGAGACTGTGGGGTCTGACGGAGATGTTCCCAGAGAGGGTCCGGTCCGCGGCTGGAGCCACTTTTGATCTCTCCCTCTTTGTGGCTCAGAAAATGTACAG GTTTTCCAGAGCAGCCTTGTGGATTGGGACCACTTCCTTCATGATCCTGGTTCTTCCTGTTGTTTTTGAGACGGAGAAGTTGCAAATGGAGCAACAGCAACAACTGCAGCAGCGGCAG atacttCTAGGGCCTAACACAGGTCTCTCAGGAGGAATGCCAGGAGCTCTACCTTCACTTCCTGGAAAGATCTAG